In the Cucurbita pepo subsp. pepo cultivar mu-cu-16 chromosome LG17, ASM280686v2, whole genome shotgun sequence genome, TACATTAATGACCAGATTATAACTGTGCCTTCAGAATATTTTGTCCCATCTTTCCTCCCTGTATTGCTTTCAGATGCTAATAACACTGCCCAAAACTAAAGGGGAGATCTAAATGGCATTGTCATACAGACACAGCATTCACAACATTTCTAACTTGTAATCATTTGATAACGGAACTCTATTTGAACAAAATCGAAGATACGTTACACACAACTcctcttgtttcttttctttcttcttcatcttctttttaaaattttgatggaaCCAAAGTACATAAGAGAAGGTTCATGCAAAACAAACAGGCACTAAGCACTAAAGGAAGCAAATAGTTCAAGGAGGGATCTTACAGACCATATATTTGCAAGCCTAGTATAGAAAGCTAGCTTTTATAAGAAGCCAAAGCCCTCCCTAGACTTAGAATCAATAATACTTGCAGATCATATGTACCGTAGTTGAGCATTTAAtcctaatattaaaaaagatcCATGTACTCTGTTGGGTCATGTTCAGAGGGTACAAGTACTGAAAATTCTGGGATGTGGTGGTTTTTGTGGCCTCCTCTTGAAGCactttttgtattatttttggaGAAGGGTATAAGTAAAAACTCGGTAACACATTAGTATATTACTATATGGAAACTTCGAAAAATTGTTGGACAGCAGAACATGATAGATTGGCCAATAATCTCAATCAATCAACAAATGCATATGAAACAGTTGAATTTAACTCTAAGAACAAAATGGCTTGTAATCATAATAGAACATACAGTATTGGGCAATGTTGGAAGACGATCCTCAATAGCGAGAAATCTGCTATCATCTATATCTTCATAGGTAATGGCTACGGTTCCATCACTGGGCTTTTCCGACAGGATTACCCTACTTCGTAACCTAGTAACATATGGAGCCATTCCTGCAGAAGCACACGAAGAGGTTTCAAATGGAATGAAGAGTTAAACAAAAGGCCAACTATCCAAAAACTCGCGAAGTTACACACCTTGAGGCATACGGTCTTGCAACATAAAAGTTAACACCCTTCTTTTGCAGGCATTTAAGCTGCCGCCAATTAGGGACTTTGACATCTTCCTTGGACAAGCGTCATCTTTTACGTCATCAACAATTGATGAGTTTGCCAGATGAGTAGCAAGATTGTGAGTTGGGTAAGTATTTGACTTTCTGACAGAATATTCATTGGCCTTACTCTTTTTATGGTTAAGCTGATGCCTGTAATAGGTTTTggttaaacaaaaaaaatgagcATTAAAGGCCTGTACATCCTAAGAGAAGCCAGACATTgcttgaaaatggaaaatggaaaatgcaACACAATGACTTTAATTCATGACAAATAAAGAGGATAGATGCCCAAACTTTACCTTGCAGCCACCATTTCAATCTTTGAGAATCTTTCAATCATGGTTTGATCAACAAAAGGTGGGGTTCCAACTGAAGGACTGTTTGCATTCAGGGGAACACTCATATTACTAACACTAGCAGGAGATCCAACTCCACTGATTACTGGATTTTTGGGGAGGGAATTTGATCTCCGCTTTGAGGCTTGATGTTGTCTTTGCATTGAATCATTAGCACTGGAAGAAAAGGATGGAGTTCCACCAACATGAGAAACGGGATTAATGGCAGACTTCTCCTTTTGTGCTGATACCAGTGCAATATTTCCAGGCACTCCATAGTGGGAACCACCAGAGCCACCAGAGAATTCCCCTGATTTTGACAACGATGGTTGAGGCACAGCTCCTGCTGACACACGAGGACTTTGAgctgattttctttttgatagTTGGTCCTCCTTTCTTGCTTCCTTCTCATTATGCTGGCCAAAATTATTCCAAGGAGGCTGAGAGAGATTAGACCTCACGAATGCTTGCTGCGCAGGTCTTTGCTGAAACCGTGGATGCTGAGGATCTAGATGGTTCTCTGTTTCCATCATCTGCATATCAGTTTTGCTTCGACTGAGGTCAGATCCATCAATCTTTTCTGAGTCGAACTGCTCTTCCTTGGCTCCATATTGCATAACTGATTGTCCTGTAGCGAACGGTAATTGCATAGAATCCTGATTCAGGACGCCTTCAAACATCTGCGGTGAAAATTTTTGAACTCCTTGGTTTGAGTATTGAATACCTCTCGCTATTGCTTGCTGTTGCAACATATTCTTCCAAATCATGTCAGACCCCTGGGGGCCTTCCGTAGACGCCAATTGGTGCTGTTGAATTCCATCGATGCCCATAAGAGATGGTCTAGGTCTCTTGTTAAAACTGGACAAGGGTGACATTTGCCCATCATGAGTTTCCCTCTTTCCAAGAAGAGAGACGTTAGTGTTCAAATTGTCCGCATACGAGATCATTTCTTGCCCAGTAGGGGAAACGCCAGATGGATTAAGAACTGACCCAGCTACTTGCTCAAGTATACCTCTTGGGGTTCCACTGCCCATAGAATACCTAGATTGAGATACAGATACTGTAGGTTGTGCTGGAAGAGAAGCATCTGAAGTAAAGTTCTTTGGTCTTGATGCTAACATCTCATTTAAACTTGTATTTTGACCAACTACATTATCATGGACATGAGTAGATATCATATTTCCAGAAGCGGCTCCAGAATCTCCCAGTCTGGTATTAAAATTTTCGGGTATTCTGTCTATacaaattttcttcccaaaCTTAGTATTGGATGTGATAGATACTTCTGAAAGCTGTCGCAATCGCTTCCTCCGCACACTGTTCAGAGAAAAGTTGAGCTGCAGACAGTAACAATAACCgttaaacatatataaaagagaaggaaatctTATTTTCAGAAAACATGACCATTTGAAATTTACATCACCTTCATAGGAGCTGGGCTGTTACAGAGCCTATCGAACTTAGGAGCAGGGTTAAGATTAAGTTGCGGTTGCAATGCCTTCAGAATCCGAGACTCCACTTCCTTGCGTACCAAAAACggataaaaaatttatcacgTCCTCAAAATGTTaccaaaattattgattatagGTTATTAACCAATCATACATACCATCAGATCACCATAGGTCCATGAATTATCTGAAATTAATGGAATATCTTTTACCACATTTTCCAAGGACATCTTTAGATGTATCTTATTGACAATAGGCAATCCATCAGTGGATTGAGCACCAGGCCCTTGTTCAGGAGGACCTCCACGAAAATCTCGCACCTACAGCAACGTAATCatgaccattttttttttttttttatgaaacaCAAATAATTTGCCCAATTCCAAAATTCTAAACTGGAAAAAGCAACAATAaaaccaaatataaatatgtttgaGACTAAATTAAGAATCTGAAATTCAACATCACCTATACAAGATACATGATCATGAATTAACATTAAAAGGATCAGAACAATATGCCCAAAATTTAGTATTCTCCAGCCACATAAGAAAACAGTTGAGCACTTAAGCTTCAAAACAATCTCAAACACAATGAAAGTATTGGCATTTATTTCACTAATGCTAAACTATATTCCTCATTTCTTATCCCAACACAATGATACACACAGtgttttggcttgttatgaTAGGAAAGGGATGAAAGCAAAACCCAACAACCACAACCGACATTGCTCAATTATATCAATCTATGATTCTATTCCTGATCTTCCCCATCCAATAAAATGTAGAtagttttttaagaattaagcCAAAGGGAAACAATTGTCAAAGGCAGAAATCACATTGTGAACCCTCCATGGACTCTTAAATATACAACATATGAACACATGCATATTTCTTAGTTTTCTAATTCACAAATTccatagaattttcttttacattctGTAAATCTTCCTAACCATTATTTAGGCTTCCTGAAggtaaattcataatttaaataaactcACCTCACAAACAATTGTGCCATCAACATACTTGCAAGGTATATCATCAAGAATATCTCCAGGCAATCGGCCACATTCAATAGCCTTGAAGcacataaaataaagaaaaattaataaaaggaaaaacctcTCATGATGAAAAGAATGGCAGGAgacaaatcatatttattatacTGGATATTCATagacaacaaaagaaaatgccaGTTGGGTACAATTCAGAGCGATAAAAGGTACATTTTGACAACCATAGAGACTACCAGGCTCATAACTAATAAAGATCGAAGTCAAAGAATTTGGAAGATAGATAAAATGGGAGCAGTGTCATGTAAAGTCCATGCTCAAGACCTtgcttgaaaataaaatttcaccACACTAGCTAGCTAGATTTGAGTAGGAACAAAAATACCACAAGGAAGTTCAATTCATCCTTCGAACTTACTggagaaaaaaatgttaattcaagaattgaaaaagggaaaaactaTAGGTAAGAAATATTCTCAATGCCAATTTCTTAACAACcatagaaaaataaactttGCTTCAAGAAGACAGCCTATTCTGAATTTTGATAACCAAATGATcccaaaagagagagaattctAAGATTGGGACCTCACTAATTTCCAATATGAAGGCCATCAATTGCAAAATAATGCAAAAAATCCCAAGATAtgatttgttttgtattttatgaaaagaaaaaataaattttgtattaataacaaaagagaaaataccAGAAAGGAGGAACAAAGAGTTCCTCAAACCTACTAATTACATAGAAGCCAGCAAGTcatccaattttaaataatctaaaactaaataaattgatgaattaataaaaacccATCAACTACAGTCTAGTAAACCAGTCAATATTTACAAGATCATAAAGAACTGTCTAACTAAGAAGACCTATGTGGAGAGAGATGAGAGAAAGCAGACGACACTTACAGAAAACAAGTTTTCAGATTTTCTGTCATAAGGAAGTAACAACTTTGAATTGTCTTGTAATGTACTCGGGTGCGTCGGCTCAATCTGAAAATCACAATCACAAAGCTAAGCATTAGTTTCGATGTCCTTCGCTTCCTAGTTACAACTCAAACGAAGTAATGCAATGTTCAACAGACCTCTGATGGTTTTCCAATAGAATATCCATCTTGAAAGAGGTTTAATGTGAAGGAAACTCCATTCTCTGAAAGAACAATACTAATTTTTAAAGGAGAAATcaagaaaccaaaaaataatGAGATAGTTCCTAAAGTCAATAGAAATTACCTGGAGTTGGACGACCCAAAGAAGACTCAGATAACCCAATCAACCCTTTTACATCCCCACTTCTTTCAGTTTCACCACCCTGTTACATAAAGAATTAAGTGTATTATAATACCAAGTAAACAGAATTAACATCATTGACTTGTACAAACTCAATGGAATCTTTTGCTGATTTCAAATTGTTGGGCAAGTATAACTTTCAAGCTTGAAAGTAGATTAAGAACAATAACAAACCATCCACTACATCATCATTATTAAGTTTAGAATTTCAATATAGTATTTGAACAttcaaaacattttcaatttagcACTAATACTTTCAAATGATCCATCCTGGCTCGGAGACTAAGAGTATGTAACCAGCATACATCTTTTGATTTACTTACAAAGACACCAAATTAAAATCCGTCGtaacaacaaacaaataaactgAAATCAGATTTCCACAAAGAACCAAGAAATAGAACGTACCTTAAGTTTTCGAGCTACAGAAGATTCGTTCTGCGATAGAGACCTCAACCCATCCTTAGAGTCATCATTACCAAGGGCAGTACAGCCAGATTTGGTAGTACAAGGCTTTGAACGAAACCTTTTACCCTTTTGCGAGATTTTGAAGGAAACGCCCATTTTTCCCCAGATGCGATTTAATTGCGATAATTCACAATCTTGCAACGCTAACAGTGCGGTTGCGAGATCgaggaaaaaggaagatttggggaagaagaagagaaactCGAAGTTCCCACTTTCAGAGGAAAATCAAATCGAAATAACGTCCTTCTCATTCGACATTCTCTCTTACCAAGCTCTCGTACTCGCCAGTAGAAAGGAGGGAAGAAACTGCAAGCTGTGAATTCATGGAAATTAAGCGCGCGAATTCGGCTACACGATCTGGAAAATATTTCCAGGGCAACGGGAATTTCATCGCCACTCCTCTCCTCTCTACTTGTCAATTGTGGCGCGTTTCTTCAATCAGAAGCCTCATTGGGAAACATCAAACCTCTTCGAACGGAAGTAGAATGAAATGGTTCTTCACcaattttttccccttttcaacTCCACGTTCGATCTTTTCTGTAGCTCAACACGATTCGATTGGCTACAAGTTTATAATCTATTGAACTCCAAcctcttcaatttttaatttcaacttattaaaatttttacaatatttataaattaattcttcacaaaatttaaatcccTATGTTCTTACTTGATAGGGCTTCACATTCAATGtgagatatttttgaaaggaTACTAAAAAGGATTATAGTTATATCGATAGTCGGAACTAGCAGTTTACGTTCGAGATAGGCTATGCTCAGACGTGTATTTGTCCGTTGGTAGTTCATTGGCCTTTTAACCTATGACCGCACATCACGAGATTGATGGGCATTTATTAGCGCAaatctatataaaaaaaaaatgaagacgtgttaatttatatttagcTTTGAATCTGAGTCTAAATtgtgttataaatggtatcgtTTCTAAAACTAAATGTACTTGACATCGAGTAAttctagggtttagggttacGGGAATGAAGACAAAAGTATACTGAAAGACTGGTGTTAATTTTTAAGGACATTTTTGCAAGTAAATTCAAGATTAGCAGGTGAAATAAGCTCGAGACTAATAAGGATGAAACCTTTTATATGAAGCTCATATGCAAAGACGCCATGGATAGCATTAGTATTATATATCTGgcaaacaaatttattaataacgtggataaacaataaaaattattagtttaaagaaattgtacaggaacaaaaataaaaattattaaaatatatatatatatatatatatatatatatatatatatatatatatatatttNttttttttaattgaaatacaCTTGTATATCATTGACGAAGTTGGAGGGTTCTaagttatataaaaaaaaaaataataataataataataaattataaatggtagtATAACAAGGAATGGAGAGataataaatagattaaaatttagaattacaCTAATTTAATATCCATCTAATTTTGTCTCCACTATTTTATTGtggaaattttttataaactttgatatttaaaatcatttattttctaccaAGCACAGAAAGTAAAAggaattataaaaagaaattcccaatttaaaaaaattaatttcagaatctataaaataaaagtaatatgctttaaaattattcaaatggATATATACTGAACATTAACacaatatattttgtatatgaataattgtttattagTTGATTTCTACTATAAATAGTATCTTTAAAAATAGATCGAGATAttaaagtgttttttttttaatatatataaaaaaaactaaataaaataatatacaagaaactaacaataataaaataatatataacataaattaaataaaaaagaagtaatatcttcgaaataataaaataatatataaaataaatcaaataaaaaaagaagtaatatCTTGGAGTAGAGTCGTGCCCGAGTTGTAGTAAGAACCCTCTTAAgtttcttaatatatatatatataataaatttgtgtttgatttgGGTCAACCCAAAGTTTTTGTCCCATAAACCAAACTAAATCagtctaaaaaaaaacccgacccaactcgaaatgctaatccaacccaacccctaTGTCGGGATGGGTTATTTGGGTTGTCGGATTGAATGCACGACCCTTAAGTTGCATGTTCTTTTGTTGAAGAGAAAGGGTGAGGAAGTTGCATGTTCTTTTGTTGCAGTCTGTGTGTAATGGCACAAaacaatcatcatcatcatcatcatatcttCACATAAAAGGAAGAGGAAATAGAGAAgacgagaaagaaagaaaaaagaaagaaaaactagaATACCAAGGCTATACCCAACTAGTGTGTCCTCTCCTAAATAACAACACCACCACCAAGAATCCTCATATCCTTCAATAAATTCAGATACTCGGGTACACAATGATATCATATTTTCCATAAACACTACTGAAAACTcaaaacacaaattaaaaagtaaaaaaggatCATACACTAAGGCTCATCAGACAACTCTccacaagaaaaaagaaaagaaaagaaaagaaaagaaaagaaaagaaaagaaaaaaaaagatgagatCCAACCAAGCACTCCATTTTGTATACatctctcctcctcctcagcCTCTTACTGATAATACATGAGCTGCTGAGCTGCAGCAACGTTCTGAAACCCACCATCATAGATGGCCTGACTTGAGCCAGCAGCACCACCCATCCCCATGGCTGCTGCCTGCTTTAAAGGATGTGGAGCCTGGGGGTGGTGCATAAGGGCATGGACGCCCCCCATTTTGCTCATTGCCAGTTGCCGCTCGTATGCTAAGAGGTCAGTTGCGGACAGCCCCTGCATTGGAACTGCTGCAGGCGGAGGAAGTGGGTTCGAGATAGTTCCAGGTGGAGTTGGTTTGCTTCCCCAAGAGCACTGCAAACATACAAGCAAGCGTTGTATAAATTAGTCTTACATGCAGTCGTTGCTAGCAGCTCtatgaaaaatgttatgaGCAGAAAACTTCGCTTATTATGAGCAGAAAACAAAACCTTGATCTGTTTTCCGCAAAGAAATGACTGAGTATTCCCCATCTGAATGGCCAGAGCTGCCTCAGCATGAGTGCTATATctaacaaaaccaaaaccttTATCGCGCTGGATGCGAACCTCCTCAATCACACCAGCCCCAAGGGCATGAAAATGGCGATGAAGATCAACCTGCGTCGCCTGTATAAACAAACAAGGAACAATTATTCGTAACTCCAGAAAGCTAGTAGTTGTCAGATGAGTAAAGAACTCCTAAATATCACCCACATCAGACAACAAAATCAACACTACAAGATTAAACTTCCAGATAGGATGAGGTATCTTGCCTCTGGAGCAAGATTGCCAACATAAACAGTAGTGTACTGAGGATTGTTCTCCGGGGCATCACTATTAACCGTCTCTTTACCATCTTCTgcagaaatttcaaaatacgTGCAGTATTGTCAAAAGcttggggggggggggggggggggggNNNNNNNNNNNNNNNNNNNNNNNNNNNNNNNNNNNNNNNNNNNNNNNNNNNNNNNNNNNNNNNNNNNNNNNNNNNNNNNNNNNNNNNNNNNNNNNNNNNNNNNNNNNNNNNNNNNNNNNNNNNNNNNNNNNNNNNNNNNNNNNNNNNNNNNNNNNNNNNNNNNNNNNNNNNNNNNNNNNNNNNaaaaaaaaaaaaaaaaaaaaaaacaaaaacaaaaagggggTGAATATAGAAGGAATTAATAAAGAAGTGGCAACTCAACCATTAATTCAAAACAGATCCAAAACCTGATGTGTCCTCTCTTTGACCACTAGCATAAGCCCAATTTACTTTGATAGGCTGCCCAAACCTGTAAAGCACATATCAAGGGAAGAAACAGAGGTACAAAGCATGGAAAATaccaaatttagttttatgcTTACAAATGCCTCCCATTAAGTGACAAAATAGCCATAGCAGCCGATCTGCGATCAAAATAGTGAATAAATCCATAGGATGACTGCATAAAGCAGTGGCAACAAGGATGTTAATAGACAAGGAAAGAAACAATTAGATTTAAcctattataagaaaaaatatatatataaagagagagagagagagagaggtatataaaatgttttatgaGCTGTTTTATGAGCTCAGTTGGACCAACCTTCTCCTTTCTGACAAGCTTGCAGTTTTCAACAAGGCCTGTACTCCCGAAaacctcttgaagaagtggttCTGTTACTTGTGTATGTATATTTCCTACGTACCTGCATTTCCTCGAAATTaaagaaactaaaagttttcaaaaggaaaagaa is a window encoding:
- the LOC111778279 gene encoding uncharacterized protein LOC111778279, translating into MGVSFKISQKGKRFRSKPCTTKSGCTALGNDDSKDGLRSLSQNESSVARKLKGGETERSGDVKGLIGLSESSLGRPTPENGVSFTLNLFQDGYSIGKPSEIEPTHPSTLQDNSKLLLPYDRKSENLFSAIECGRLPGDILDDIPCKYVDGTIVCEVRDFRGGPPEQGPGAQSTDGLPIVNKIHLKMSLENVVKDIPLISDNSWTYGDLMEVESRILKALQPQLNLNPAPKFDRLCNSPAPMKLNFSLNSVRRKRLRQLSEVSITSNTKFGKKICIDRIPENFNTRLGDSGAASGNMISTHVHDNVVGQNTSLNEMLASRPKNFTSDASLPAQPTVSVSQSRYSMGSGTPRGILEQVAGSVLNPSGVSPTGQEMISYADNLNTNVSLLGKRETHDGQMSPLSSFNKRPRPSLMGIDGIQQHQLASTEGPQGSDMIWKNMLQQQAIARGIQYSNQGVQKFSPQMFEGVLNQDSMQLPFATGQSVMQYGAKEEQFDSEKIDGSDLSRSKTDMQMMETENHLDPQHPRFQQRPAQQAFVRSNLSQPPWNNFGQHNEKEARKEDQLSKRKSAQSPRVSAGAVPQPSLSKSGEFSGGSGGSHYGVPGNIALVSAQKEKSAINPVSHVGGTPSFSSSANDSMQRQHQASKRRSNSLPKNPVISGVGSPASVSNMSVPLNANSPSVGTPPFVDQTMIERFSKIEMVAARHQLNHKKSKANEYSVRKSNTYPTHNLATHLANSSIVDDVKDDACPRKMSKSLIGGSLNACKRRVLTFMLQDRMPQGMAPYVTRLRSRVILSEKPSDGTVAITYEDIDDSRFLAIEDRLPTLPNTLSADLLAEQLCTLMVHEGYDLMEDNIQVRPTRTNPSPIGQSNAGVHPHINPAAEMQHYGEAFPSQTSNEIPRPSGGGGGNASLLNSSHNILGNTRMLPPGNSQAAIQSQGILAGVSLPTRPQQVDAQTSMQQQQQQPQPSQQQNQQNLMQPQHQQFQRSMMLGTNQLSHLNAIGQNSNVQLGNNMVNKSSIPLHLLQQQQSQMQRKMIMGAVGMGNMNNNMVGLGNLGSSMGVGTTRGIGGTGLQASMGSIPAMGNTGQNPMNLTQASSFNNTLSQQFRPGTAMASAQAQAAYKFRLAQNRGMLGAASQSTITGIPGARQMHPSSAGLSMLGQALNRAGMTPMQRAVVPMGPPKLMPGINAYMNQQQQQQLQQQMQQQQQQQQQQQMQQQQQQQMQLQQQQPQQQQLQQPQQQQLQQPQQLQQHPETTSPLQAVVSPQQVGSPSMGVQQLNQQTQQQQQQQSTSPQPMNQRTPMSPQPMNQRTPMSPQPMNQRTPMSPQQMSSGTIHGLSAGNPEVCPASPQLSSQTLGSVGSISNSPMEMQGVNKSNSVNNS